From the Terriglobia bacterium genome, the window GAAGTGCGGGAGTTCATAAGATCCCGCAAGAAGGCACTCGGGTGCAATATTGACGGGAATTAACTGTCCCTACTGCCGAAGCAGCCTGACCCTCGACCGGATAGGCGTGCACTTTCAGAAATTCTGTTCCGGTATCCAGACAGCCACGGCTCGTGAAACGAGCATGAAGAAATACAATCAGTTTTATACCTGCCTGCAATCCCACGCCCGTGGAGAGATTACAGTTGAGGAGCTTCAAAATGAAGCGAATAAGCTGTTTCTCCCTGGTAAATGATGAGGTCCGTGGTCGTCACTCCGCGCGATGTTCTACGATCGTCGTGGTAAACGTGCGGCCGCGGATTTCGAGGTAGAGTTCGCGCTCCGTAACTGAAATGGAGAGAGTCGAGCGCCGCTCCATCAGCTCCGCAATCTGATCTACAAAGGACCGAGCGAATTCATACACGGGGACAGCGCGCAGCCTGTCGATCCTGGACGCAGAAAGTTGGGCCAGCAGTTTTTGAACGTCGCGGTGGGTATAGACTGCTGCACGGCCGGCGAGTTTGAGGCCGCGATGCAAACGCTCGGCGTCGGGCATTCCGACCTCGATCCATGCCGTCACGCGTCCGGTCAGGTCTCGAATTAGTACAGCGGGGTCGTTGCCCGCGGCGACGCCCTGCGTGAGTACAATTCCGTCGCCATACTCGAGACAATAGGCGATAACGCGCATGAACATGTATTCGACGGTTTCTGAAGGTTGACGAGCGATGCAGACGTCGAGCTTTTCATAGACGCCGCGATCGATATCGGCGAGGTCGACGGTCAGGTTATAAATTGTCGCGGTCTGAGCCATCGTTCAGAGTATCAATCATGTGCTTCGGTTGCGTATCCCTACTGTAGAATGGCGATCTATGCTCACGACGACCCGCTCAGAATTCGGCCGACTCATGCGCGCTGCAGCCCGCCTGATCGCTGCGGGAACGCAGCACTAGGCGAGTCTTGCAAGCTCTGGAGTTACTCGGCGAGGCAACCACCCCCGACGGCTCCGACATCAAGCTGACCCGCCGGACCAATGAGTATGTCATCCT encodes:
- a CDS encoding YaeQ family protein, producing MAQTATIYNLTVDLADIDRGVYEKLDVCIARQPSETVEYMFMRVIAYCLEYGDGIVLTQGVAAGNDPAVLIRDLTGRVTAWIEVGMPDAERLHRGLKLAGRAAVYTHRDVQKLLAQLSASRIDRLRAVPVYEFARSFVDQIAELMERRSTLSISVTERELYLEIRGRTFTTTIVEHRAE